The Candidatus Jidaibacter acanthamoeba DNA window CCCGTATTTCTCATACAATTGTGAAATCGACTGTATCCCGACTAAAAAACATCCTCCGTAGTTTCGGGTGATAGTTAACCCCTGCTCTAATGAAGGTAAATAGTTTAACGATCCTAGCTCGTCAAATATAAAC harbors:
- a CDS encoding type IV secretion system DNA-binding domain-containing protein, which gives rise to FIFDELGSLNYLPSLEQGLTITRNYGGCFLVGIQSISQLYEKYGHNVTETLSANCKNKVILNAADAKTARWCADTIGNQEVE